The following are from one region of the Denitrobacterium detoxificans genome:
- a CDS encoding acyl-[acyl-carrier-protein] thioesterase, which translates to MPIGMTLNYRLRLTDFDRFGHLHPAAVLDILQDLATVQAEDMGIGYNAMHDKGVFWAIVRMKYVVHQEPKHHSVVSVRTWPHSPSRFSFHRDWTMHDQDGNLLLSAASEWVVMDAKERSFVSVADIYEGSNDFSEDRAIKGRIRKLKPLPAHASCARTITPGRTDVDVNAHVNNARYATYAIDALDEAAGRPIVAFQADFRHEVRKDETVRIFTHQDETGACIEVRKDTDDIACSIKVDYA; encoded by the coding sequence ATGCCTATCGGAATGACCCTGAACTATCGCCTGCGACTCACCGATTTCGACCGCTTCGGACACCTGCATCCAGCCGCCGTGCTCGACATTCTGCAGGACCTCGCCACCGTGCAGGCGGAAGACATGGGCATTGGCTACAACGCCATGCATGACAAGGGCGTATTCTGGGCAATCGTACGCATGAAGTACGTGGTGCACCAAGAGCCAAAGCATCATTCCGTGGTTTCGGTGCGCACGTGGCCGCACTCCCCCTCGCGCTTCTCGTTTCACCGCGATTGGACCATGCATGACCAAGATGGCAACCTGCTGCTCTCCGCGGCATCGGAATGGGTCGTCATGGACGCGAAGGAGCGTTCGTTCGTTTCGGTAGCCGATATCTACGAGGGATCGAACGATTTCAGCGAAGATCGTGCCATCAAGGGGCGCATCCGAAAGCTGAAGCCCCTCCCCGCCCACGCATCGTGCGCACGCACCATTACGCCGGGACGCACCGACGTCGACGTAAACGCTCATGTGAACAACGCGCGCTACGCCACGTACGCCATCGACGCGCTCGACGAGGCGGCGGGTCGCCCCATCGTGGCCTTCCAGGCAGACTTCCGACACGAGGTTCGCAAGGATGAAACGGTGCGCATATTCACCCATCAAGACGAAACGGGAGCATGCATTGAAGTGCGAAAGGATACCGACGATATTGCCTGCAGCATCAAGGTAGATTATGCATAG